The Longimicrobium sp. genome includes a window with the following:
- a CDS encoding amidohydrolase: MRRILLAAGALLLAASAATAQQTPRSNAAGPAQGPFADMVLLGGKVFVADRAGTVTRALAVREGRVVAVGTDAQIGRLVGPRTQVVRLAGKLVTPGFNDAHIHFASGGAALLAVDLLGTTSVAEIERRVAAAAAQAQPGEWILGRGWDQTRLPASELGPGGWPTKEVLDRAAPRNPVLLSRVDGHTAWANSEALRIAGVTGATPNPSGGEVVKDPRTGEPTGILKESAEELVARHVPDPTRAQVRRAIRAALELAARSGVTSVQTSASGTDVAVYRELRQRDSLTVRVYAWHPLEMRVIQAMRALGITAGFGDEWLRIGMLKAYADGTLGSRTAAMLEPFSDDPSTRGLPQHTDAELDSLVTAADAAGLQVIIHAIGDAANRQVLDAFERAARANGPRERRHRIEHAQVLDRADIPRFRRLGVLASMQPTHATSDMRWAETRIGRERAAEGAYVWRSLLDAGATVIFGTDFPVEPMPPVEGIYSAVTRQSREEPGTPPGGWLPEQRLTRAEAIRLYTATPAYGEWQEKVKGTLEPGMLADLVVWDRDLLTIPEVEILKAAPVLTVVGGRVVFRK; encoded by the coding sequence GGACATGGTGCTGTTGGGCGGCAAGGTGTTCGTGGCCGACCGCGCCGGGACGGTGACGCGGGCGCTGGCGGTGCGGGAGGGCCGCGTGGTGGCCGTCGGCACGGACGCGCAGATCGGGCGGCTGGTGGGGCCGCGCACCCAGGTCGTGCGGCTCGCGGGGAAGCTGGTGACGCCGGGGTTCAACGACGCGCACATCCACTTCGCCTCCGGCGGGGCGGCGCTGCTGGCGGTGGACCTGCTGGGCACCACCTCGGTGGCCGAGATCGAGCGGCGCGTGGCGGCGGCCGCGGCGCAGGCTCAGCCCGGCGAGTGGATCCTGGGGCGCGGGTGGGACCAGACGCGCCTCCCCGCCTCCGAGCTCGGCCCCGGCGGCTGGCCGACCAAGGAGGTGCTGGACCGCGCGGCGCCGCGCAACCCGGTGCTCCTCTCCCGCGTGGACGGCCACACCGCGTGGGCGAACTCCGAGGCGCTCCGCATCGCCGGGGTGACGGGCGCCACGCCGAACCCGTCCGGCGGCGAGGTGGTGAAGGACCCGCGCACGGGCGAGCCGACGGGGATCCTGAAGGAGTCCGCCGAGGAGCTGGTGGCCCGGCACGTCCCCGACCCCACGCGAGCGCAGGTGCGCCGCGCCATCCGCGCCGCGCTGGAGCTGGCGGCCAGGAGCGGCGTCACCAGCGTGCAGACCAGCGCCTCGGGGACCGACGTGGCCGTCTACCGGGAGCTGCGCCAGCGCGACTCGCTCACCGTGCGCGTCTACGCCTGGCACCCGCTGGAGATGCGCGTGATCCAGGCGATGCGCGCGCTGGGGATCACCGCCGGCTTCGGCGACGAGTGGCTGAGAATCGGGATGCTGAAGGCGTACGCCGACGGCACGCTCGGCTCGCGCACCGCCGCCATGCTGGAGCCGTTCTCCGACGACCCCTCCACGCGCGGGCTGCCGCAGCACACCGACGCCGAGCTCGACTCGCTGGTGACCGCCGCCGACGCCGCCGGGCTGCAGGTGATCATCCACGCCATCGGCGACGCCGCCAACCGCCAGGTGCTCGACGCCTTCGAGCGCGCCGCCCGCGCCAACGGCCCGCGCGAGCGCCGGCACCGCATCGAGCACGCGCAGGTGCTCGACCGCGCCGACATCCCCCGCTTTCGGCGGCTGGGGGTGCTGGCGTCGATGCAGCCCACGCACGCCACCAGCGACATGCGCTGGGCCGAGACGCGCATCGGCCGCGAGCGCGCCGCGGAGGGGGCGTACGTCTGGCGCTCGCTCCTGGACGCCGGCGCCACCGTCATCTTCGGCACCGACTTTCCCGTGGAGCCGATGCCGCCGGTGGAGGGGATCTACTCCGCCGTCACCCGCCAGAGCCGCGAGGAGCCCGGCACTCCCCCCGGCGGCTGGCTCCCCGAGCAGCGCCTCACCCGCGCCGAGGCGATCCGGCTCTACACCGCCACGCCCGCGTACGGCGAGTGGCAGGAGAAGGTGAAGGGCACGCTGGAGCCCGGGATGCTCGCCGATCTCGTCGTCTGGGACCGCGACCTCCTGACCATCCCCGAGGTCGAGATCCTCAAGGCCGCGCCGGTGCTGACGGTCGTCGGCGGGCGGGTGGTGTTCCGGAAGTAG